From Paenibacillus graminis, a single genomic window includes:
- a CDS encoding ABC transporter permease, producing the protein MRVRAITLRILQQFIHDKRTMALMFIAPLLVLSLMSLVFNGDAYEPKIGVSVGAVPFTRALEAQNATVIAYESEDLGKAALQESDLDALITLNGTTPEVMLEGSNPAANRAVMLALTAATRNLQSAAGEDQIQPKFSYLYGAEDMKTIDRFGPIMIGVFVFFFVFLIAGVSFLRERTTGTLERLLSTPLKRWEIVLGYVCGFGIFTVFQALLISWFSIQVLGIMMTGSFGYVLLMTLLLSMSALTLGTLLSAYAANELQMIQFIPLIIVPQIFLSGLFPMDTLPLWLQRIGLATPIYYGSEALMNIMIRGKGWNAIALDVYALIGFSLLFMLLNVLALRKHRKM; encoded by the coding sequence ATGAGAGTACGCGCGATTACCCTGCGAATCCTGCAGCAATTCATACATGATAAAAGAACGATGGCGCTGATGTTCATTGCCCCGCTTCTTGTACTCAGCCTGATGAGTCTCGTGTTCAATGGAGATGCCTATGAGCCGAAGATCGGAGTCTCCGTCGGAGCCGTCCCCTTCACCCGTGCGCTTGAAGCGCAGAATGCTACTGTTATAGCTTACGAGTCCGAGGACCTGGGCAAAGCAGCCCTTCAGGAGAGTGATTTGGATGCGCTGATTACACTTAACGGAACGACTCCTGAAGTGATGCTTGAGGGCAGCAATCCGGCTGCCAACCGGGCGGTAATGCTGGCCTTGACTGCTGCAACCCGGAACCTGCAATCTGCTGCGGGAGAGGATCAGATCCAGCCAAAGTTCAGCTATCTATACGGTGCAGAGGATATGAAGACTATTGACCGCTTCGGACCGATTATGATCGGTGTGTTTGTCTTTTTCTTTGTTTTCCTGATTGCCGGTGTTTCCTTCTTGCGGGAGCGGACCACCGGAACCCTGGAGCGCCTGCTCTCCACCCCGCTGAAGCGCTGGGAGATTGTGCTCGGCTATGTCTGCGGCTTCGGAATATTCACCGTGTTTCAGGCGCTGCTGATTTCCTGGTTCTCCATTCAGGTGCTTGGGATTATGATGACCGGAAGCTTTGGCTATGTGCTGCTGATGACCCTGCTGCTCTCCATGTCGGCGCTGACTCTGGGCACGCTCCTCTCGGCGTATGCCGCCAATGAGCTGCAGATGATCCAGTTCATTCCGCTGATTATCGTGCCCCAGATTTTTTTGAGCGGGTTGTTCCCGATGGATACCCTTCCCTTGTGGCTGCAGCGTATCGGTCTGGCAACACCGATCTACTATGGCTCCGAAGCGCTGATGAATATTATGATCCGCGGCAAAGGCTGGAACGCCATCGCGCTGGATGTCTATGCGCTGATCGGCTTCTCTCTGCTGTTCATGCTGCTGAATGTGCTGGCCCTGCGCAAGCACCGTAAAATGTAA
- a CDS encoding TetR/AcrR family transcriptional regulator: protein MEKNKADGQQGQEEWISELLAISEEEKMTPKQLAILQAGIEVFSEKGYAAAATSEIAQRAGVAEGTIFRYYKTKKDLLLSIVSPAMTKMIAPFVLRNFDGVLDVPFDSYEAFMRAFMVNRLEFARKNFKILRIFVQEIPFQPALREQFIENVISKVLERVTGIIEHFKAKGEVIDAPTPSIIRFTISSIIGYLLARLLLLPDKDWDDETEINLTLNFMLHGIAGPALRREE, encoded by the coding sequence ATGGAGAAGAACAAAGCGGATGGGCAGCAGGGGCAAGAGGAATGGATCTCCGAACTGCTGGCCATCAGTGAAGAAGAAAAAATGACGCCCAAGCAGCTGGCCATTCTCCAGGCGGGAATTGAGGTTTTTTCCGAGAAGGGCTATGCTGCTGCCGCCACCAGTGAAATTGCCCAGAGGGCGGGAGTTGCCGAAGGTACGATATTCCGCTACTACAAAACCAAAAAGGATCTGCTGCTGTCGATTGTCAGCCCGGCGATGACCAAGATGATCGCACCTTTCGTGCTGCGCAATTTCGACGGGGTGCTGGATGTTCCTTTTGACAGCTATGAAGCGTTCATGCGGGCCTTTATGGTTAACCGTCTGGAATTCGCCCGCAAGAACTTCAAAATTCTGAGAATATTTGTACAGGAAATCCCCTTCCAGCCAGCGCTGCGGGAACAATTCATTGAAAATGTTATTAGCAAGGTGCTGGAGCGGGTAACGGGCATTATTGAGCATTTCAAAGCCAAGGGCGAGGTTATCGATGCGCCTACCCCTTCGATTATACGCTTCACCATTTCCTCCATAATCGGTTATCTGCTGGCGCGGCTGCTGCTGCTGCCGGACAAAGACTGGGACGATGAAACTGAAATTAACCTGACTCTAAACTTTATGCTGCATGGAATTGCTGGTCCGGCGCTGCGGCGGGAGGAATAA
- a CDS encoding ABC transporter ATP-binding protein, with protein sequence MNQGHPVIAVTHVRRAFGTKEVLKDISLQVDQAETFGILGPSGSGKTTLVKLLTGIDEVTSGQVEVLGVQMPKLSMLQQIGYMAQSDALYSELSAKENLEFFASLYGLRGGNRTRRIADVMEVVNLQEHLRKRVDQYSGGMKRRLSLAIALLHEPPLLILDEPTVGIDPVLRKSIWKELRALNGKGTTIVLTTHVMDEAEKCDRLAMIRDGQLLAVDTPADLLQNTGAASMEEAFLYYGGARR encoded by the coding sequence ATGAATCAGGGACATCCTGTGATTGCTGTAACCCATGTCCGCCGCGCATTTGGCACTAAGGAGGTATTGAAGGATATTTCGCTCCAGGTGGACCAGGCAGAGACTTTCGGCATTCTTGGCCCTTCCGGCTCGGGGAAAACTACGCTAGTAAAGCTGTTGACCGGCATTGATGAAGTGACCTCAGGCCAGGTAGAGGTGCTGGGTGTTCAAATGCCCAAGCTCTCCATGCTGCAGCAAATCGGCTATATGGCACAGTCGGATGCACTATACAGCGAGCTTAGCGCCAAAGAAAATCTCGAGTTTTTCGCGTCCCTGTATGGACTTAGAGGCGGAAACCGCACCCGGCGGATCGCTGATGTGATGGAGGTGGTAAACCTGCAGGAGCATCTGCGCAAGCGCGTGGACCAATATTCCGGCGGAATGAAGCGGCGTCTGTCGCTGGCCATCGCTCTCCTGCATGAACCTCCGCTGCTCATTCTTGACGAACCCACCGTTGGCATCGATCCGGTGCTGCGCAAGTCGATCTGGAAAGAGCTGCGGGCATTGAACGGCAAAGGGACCACCATCGTCCTCACTACCCACGTGATGGACGAAGCGGAGAAGTGCGACCGTCTGGCCATGATCCGGGACGGACAGCTGCTGGCAGTGGACACCCCTGCAGATCTGCTGCAGAACACCGGTGCAGCTTCGATGGAAGAGGCTTTTCTATATTATGGAGGTGCCCGGCGATGA
- a CDS encoding cadherin-like beta sandwich domain-containing protein produces MKIMRLAAALFATALLVVLLPWIARADVSNSDADLNSYFQGAGVLSPAFSREITEYTVHMRSSDPGYYTAATPSNADAALAYSMNGGPWISIGHYTSTGYLPTQRGNNTFQFKVTSSDNSTSKIYTVQVYYPHTNDANLRDLSVSSGSISPDFNPSTTGYTLTVPYATSSLEVNTLAVDPAASISINGVNALSGVSSSVPLHVGSNMVYVEVKSQDTSNAKTYSLTVTRALPSTNANLSALSVQGHSLTPAFQSGVTAYALQDAGYDTGTIAVIPAASDPTAAISIQNSQGGYDPITSGSLSAPLALSTGDNTIVIKVTAQDGITEKLYSLSVHRKSNNALLSQLAVLPGGLKDGFTSHVFTYTLEDITTDSLTVTPTLADTKGLVQISVNNGSYAPVSNGQGATVPLTGGTHTIHVKVSAEDTSYINVYNLTVRRVVDSTIAPVSGSFDKYASNTSAGHYQDVATVLSLNGNLLNGLKLGTAVLDNAAYTLSGSTLTLHKEYLSTLAAGEHVFELVMDAGSHPMFTVAVKDTTPPVMAVPAAGDAAVTLKWTPVSGAAGYKVFASTVPGTYGTALATLGPAANSYSAAGLTNGTTYYFVVKAVNGGGDSAASGEVSATPQAPAPGVPVVQAVTAGDGQVRLVWDTVSGATGYNVYTSTTSGEYGAAAGTVAAAVYSYDAVGLTNGTTYYFVVKAVNGGGSSAASAEVSATPQVPAPGAPVLQDAVPGNGTVSLNWEPAAGASGYTVYQSTVPGDYNQPAGTVAGSVYSYSAIGLTNGTTYYFAVKAANPGGDSALSNEVSGTPRTVPAAPVILSATAGDGQVTITFAAPADNGGSSVTSYEITASPGGSITTGSASPVTVTGLVNGTAYTFTVKAKNGAGIGPASGPSNAVIPMAPASGDGNPAESAPPVTSWVPAVPAKEAPAPEVLTYVNGKIEDLSVLSTVRTDNRQHSIVTLDQGKLDRILAEHQPGAEISVEFNNRPEVQTVELNGLLLQHLQQKQTTISVHAGKAAYSIPLQLISWDRIAGLPGANASAAGVRIQIEIAAPDASLASTARTAAAKGSFTFLAEPLDFSVKIINGSQTSGLSGFSAYVQRSFSLPAGTDTSRATGIVIEPDGTVRPVPTRFVMQDGGYAAIISSLTNSTYAVVSHPVAFKDMAGHWAKAAVNDLGTRMVAGGSGNGLFAPDREITRAEFAAILVRGLGLQAAGGTSPFTDVSSSDWYSSAVQTASRYQLVTGFEDGSFRPGDSISREQAMTMLAQAMQLTGLSGENTGSSAAELPGGFTDADEASAWALDSIAASLQAGIITGRSRTQLAPQSHVTRAEVAVMLQRLLQKSGLIQ; encoded by the coding sequence ATGAAAATCATGAGACTGGCGGCAGCTTTATTTGCCACGGCCCTGCTGGTAGTTCTTCTGCCATGGATTGCCAGGGCGGATGTATCGAATTCAGATGCTGATCTGAATTCCTACTTTCAGGGAGCTGGGGTCCTTTCGCCTGCATTTTCCCGGGAAATTACAGAATACACAGTACATATGCGCAGTTCGGACCCCGGCTATTATACGGCAGCCACTCCGTCCAATGCTGACGCGGCTCTGGCCTATTCAATGAATGGAGGCCCCTGGATCTCCATCGGCCATTACACCTCGACCGGATATCTTCCAACCCAGCGCGGGAACAATACCTTCCAGTTCAAAGTGACCTCATCCGATAATTCCACAAGCAAAATCTATACCGTGCAGGTCTATTATCCGCATACGAATGATGCAAACCTTCGGGATTTGAGTGTAAGTTCGGGCAGTATTAGTCCTGATTTTAACCCTTCAACTACCGGATACACCCTAACTGTTCCTTATGCAACAAGCAGTCTGGAGGTAAACACATTAGCGGTTGACCCTGCAGCTTCCATCAGCATAAACGGAGTCAATGCCCTGAGCGGTGTTTCTTCTTCTGTGCCGCTTCATGTTGGAAGCAATATGGTATATGTCGAGGTCAAATCACAGGACACTTCTAACGCCAAGACCTATTCTCTTACGGTCACCCGTGCTTTGCCCTCAACCAATGCCAATTTAAGCGCCTTGTCTGTCCAAGGTCATAGCTTGACCCCTGCTTTCCAATCCGGTGTGACGGCTTACGCCTTACAGGATGCCGGTTATGACACCGGCACGATTGCTGTAATCCCCGCCGCTTCCGACCCCACAGCAGCAATAAGCATTCAAAACAGCCAAGGCGGCTACGATCCTATAACCAGCGGCTCTCTTAGCGCCCCCTTGGCGTTAAGCACGGGAGACAATACTATTGTAATTAAGGTAACCGCCCAGGACGGAATCACCGAGAAGCTCTACAGCCTGAGTGTGCACCGGAAAAGCAATAATGCGCTCCTGTCTCAGCTTGCTGTCCTGCCGGGCGGTCTGAAAGACGGTTTCACCAGCCATGTGTTCACCTATACACTGGAGGATATTACTACGGATAGTCTGACGGTAACACCAACACTGGCTGACACTAAGGGTCTGGTGCAGATCAGCGTTAATAACGGGAGTTATGCACCTGTATCTAATGGGCAAGGCGCCACTGTGCCGCTGACCGGCGGAACCCACACGATTCATGTAAAAGTATCCGCCGAAGACACAAGCTATATTAACGTATACAATCTTACGGTAAGAAGAGTAGTGGATAGCACTATAGCCCCCGTCTCGGGGAGCTTTGATAAATATGCCTCCAATACATCAGCAGGCCATTACCAGGATGTTGCAACCGTGCTTAGCCTGAACGGCAACCTGCTGAACGGCCTGAAGCTGGGGACGGCAGTCCTGGACAATGCCGCCTATACTCTCTCCGGCAGCACCTTGACTCTTCACAAAGAATACCTGTCCACTCTGGCGGCAGGAGAGCATGTATTTGAGCTGGTCATGGATGCGGGCAGCCATCCAATGTTCACGGTGGCGGTGAAGGACACGACACCGCCTGTCATGGCCGTGCCGGCCGCCGGAGATGCGGCGGTCACGCTGAAGTGGACCCCGGTCAGCGGCGCGGCCGGGTACAAGGTCTTCGCCAGCACGGTTCCGGGGACCTACGGAACCGCACTGGCGACCTTGGGCCCGGCTGCCAACAGCTATTCGGCAGCCGGGCTCACGAACGGGACGACGTATTACTTCGTCGTCAAGGCCGTAAACGGAGGCGGCGACAGCGCGGCCTCCGGCGAAGTCAGCGCCACCCCGCAGGCTCCTGCGCCGGGTGTGCCGGTTGTTCAAGCCGTGACCGCAGGCGATGGTCAGGTGCGCCTGGTATGGGATACGGTGAGCGGAGCCACCGGATATAACGTCTACACAAGCACAACCTCCGGCGAATACGGAGCCGCTGCCGGGACGGTTGCTGCTGCTGTGTACAGCTACGATGCTGTGGGCCTGACCAACGGGACGACCTATTATTTCGTCGTCAAGGCCGTGAACGGAGGCGGCAGCAGCGCGGCCTCTGCCGAAGTCAGCGCCACCCCGCAGGTCCCTGCACCCGGTGCACCGGTGCTGCAGGACGCTGTTCCCGGCAATGGAACAGTGAGCCTGAACTGGGAACCGGCAGCCGGTGCCTCGGGATATACCGTCTACCAAAGTACGGTGCCGGGAGACTACAATCAACCAGCCGGTACAGTTGCCGGATCGGTATATAGCTACAGCGCAATAGGCCTGACGAATGGAACCACGTACTATTTTGCCGTGAAGGCGGCTAATCCTGGCGGCGACAGCGCGTTGTCCAATGAAGTCAGCGGTACGCCGAGAACCGTTCCTGCCGCACCGGTTATTCTCAGCGCCACTGCGGGAGACGGTCAAGTGACCATTACCTTTGCGGCCCCTGCGGACAACGGCGGAAGTTCTGTTACCTCCTATGAGATTACAGCATCACCCGGAGGCAGTATTACCACGGGCTCTGCCAGTCCGGTTACAGTAACCGGGCTAGTGAACGGAACAGCCTATACTTTTACTGTAAAAGCCAAAAACGGAGCAGGTATCGGTCCCGCCTCCGGCCCTTCCAACGCGGTAATTCCGATGGCACCGGCCAGCGGAGATGGAAATCCGGCGGAATCCGCACCGCCAGTGACATCATGGGTCCCGGCGGTTCCAGCAAAAGAGGCCCCTGCCCCGGAAGTATTGACATATGTGAACGGCAAAATCGAAGATTTGAGCGTCTTATCAACGGTACGGACTGATAACAGACAGCACTCCATAGTCACACTGGATCAGGGCAAACTCGACCGGATATTGGCGGAACATCAACCCGGTGCCGAGATCTCGGTAGAATTCAATAACCGTCCGGAAGTGCAGACGGTCGAGCTTAACGGACTGCTGCTCCAACATTTACAGCAAAAGCAGACGACTATATCCGTTCATGCCGGCAAAGCCGCGTATAGCATTCCTTTGCAGTTAATCAGTTGGGATCGGATAGCCGGACTGCCCGGAGCAAATGCATCTGCAGCCGGTGTGCGCATTCAGATTGAAATTGCAGCTCCGGATGCAAGCCTGGCCAGCACCGCCCGCACCGCAGCGGCCAAAGGCAGCTTCACTTTCCTTGCCGAACCGCTCGATTTCTCGGTAAAGATCATTAACGGCAGCCAAACCTCCGGCCTGTCCGGCTTCAGCGCTTATGTGCAGCGGAGCTTCTCACTCCCAGCCGGAACTGATACAAGCCGTGCTACCGGTATTGTGATTGAACCCGACGGAACCGTGCGCCCTGTTCCCACCAGATTTGTGATGCAGGATGGTGGTTATGCTGCAATCATCAGCAGTCTTACCAATAGCACCTATGCTGTTGTCTCCCATCCTGTGGCGTTCAAGGATATGGCCGGACATTGGGCAAAAGCTGCCGTTAATGACCTGGGGACCAGGATGGTTGCAGGCGGAAGCGGGAACGGACTGTTCGCGCCCGACCGCGAGATCACCCGTGCCGAATTTGCAGCAATCCTGGTCCGTGGACTTGGCCTGCAGGCTGCTGGCGGCACTTCTCCATTCACGGATGTGAGCAGCTCTGACTGGTACAGCAGTGCAGTCCAAACCGCCTCCCGTTACCAGCTGGTCACCGGCTTTGAAGACGGCAGCTTCCGGCCCGGAGATTCCATTTCCCGGGAACAGGCGATGACCATGCTTGCACAGGCGATGCAGCTTACCGGACTGTCGGGGGAGAACACAGGCAGCAGCGCCGCTGAACTCCCGGGAGGCTTCACGGATGCAGACGAAGCTTCCGCCTGGGCGCTGGACAGCATTGCGGCCAGCCTGCAGGCAGGGATCATAACCGGCCGCAGCAGAACTCAGCTTGCCCCCCAGTCTCATGTGACAAGAGCCGAGGTGGCCGTCATGCTGCAAAGACTGCTGCAGAAATCCGGACTCATCCAATAA